The Candidatus Nanohalovita haloferacivicina genome has a window encoding:
- a CDS encoding 50S ribosomal protein L16, protein MGDRPARIYREHPGQPYTRQSQKKKDNYIKGAPAPRVTQYEQGARKKEFPKSLELRIEEQCQIRSEALEAGRVAANSHLSKVLDPEEEYFMKIIPYPHHVLRYHPLAGVAQADRYYEGMRKPFGRPIGRSALVEKDQAIMRVDLGEEDVDEARKALERASDKMPVSCRVRVVE, encoded by the coding sequence ATGGGAGATAGGCCTGCAAGAATTTACAGAGAGCACCCGGGTCAGCCGTATACTCGGCAGAGCCAGAAAAAGAAAGATAATTACATCAAAGGAGCTCCAGCTCCAAGAGTAACACAGTATGAACAGGGAGCAAGAAAGAAGGAGTTCCCGAAATCTCTAGAGCTCAGAATCGAAGAACAGTGCCAGATCAGAAGCGAAGCTCTGGAAGCAGGCCGTGTAGCAGCAAACTCCCACCTATCCAAGGTTCTAGATCCTGAAGAGGAGTACTTCATGAAAATTATTCCATATCCACACCACGTTCTAAGGTACCACCCTCTAGCAGGAGTAGCACAGGCAGACCGTTACTACGAAGGTATGCGTAAACCATTCGGACGACCAATCGGCCGATCAGCACTCGTAGAAAAAGACCAGGCAATCATGCGCGTTGACCTCGGAGAAGAAGACGTCGACGAAGCAAGAAAGGCCCTGGAAAGAGCAAGCGACAAGATGCCTGTCAGCTGCAGAGTCAGAGTCGTAGAATAA